Proteins from a single region of Primulina tabacum isolate GXHZ01 chromosome 5, ASM2559414v2, whole genome shotgun sequence:
- the LOC142546566 gene encoding NDR1/HIN1-like protein 6, with the protein MADHQRVHPLHDSDAVAPSNKATTPLVSRGSFRSDGGDPERQYPPPLSRTIPYSPSKPPRRRRSCFKKCLCWTISLLLILLILLGILAAIIFFVFQPKLPKYSVDSMRITQFNLTNSNSLSSSFNVNITSINPNKKIGIYYVGGSHLSVWYTGTKLCEGSLPEFYQGHRNTTVLSLTLAGQTDNATALLQSLQAAQQSGSVPLNLRAKVPVRLKLGRLKLMKLKFLVKCRGDVHSIGEGEVIRIRDSSCKFRFRV; encoded by the coding sequence ATGGCCGATCATCAAAGAGTCCATCCACTCCACGATTCCGATGCGGTCGCGCCGTCCAATAAAGCCACCACCCCGCTGGTATCCCGAGGGTCTTTCCGGTCCGACGGTGGTGATCCCGAGAGGCAATATCCGCCGCCTCTCAGCCGAACAATCCCCTATTCTCCTTCAAAACCACCAAGAAGAAGGCGCAGTTGCTTCAAAAAGTGCCTTTGTTGGACCATATCCCTTCTGCTAATCCTTCTCATACTCCTTGGAATTTTGGCTGCAATCATATTCTTTGTTTTCCAACCAAAACTACCCAAATATTCAGTTGATTCCATGAGAATAACCCAGTTTAATCTCACCAATAGCAACAGCTTGTCCTCTTCGTTTAACGTCAACATCACCTCAATAAATCCGAACAAAAAGATAGGCATATATTACGTGGGTGGAAGCCATTTGAGTGTCTGGTATACAGGAACAAAACTGTGTGAAGGTTCGCTGCCGGAGTTTTACCAAGGCCACCGCAACACCACCGTGCTCAGCCTGACTCTGGCGGGGCAAACTGATAATGCCACGGCTTTGCTGCAGTCGTTGCAGGCTGCACAGCAGAGTGGTAGCGTCCCTTTGAATCTTCGGGCCAAAGTTCCCGTGAGGCTGAAGCTTGGGAGATTGAAGCTCATGAAATTGAAGTTCTTGGTGAAGTGCAGGGGGGATGTTCACAGTATCGGGGAAGGTGAAGTGATCAGAATTAGAGATAGTAGTTGCAAATTCAGATTCAGAGTTTAg
- the LOC142546568 gene encoding protein ROOT PRIMORDIUM DEFECTIVE 1, whose translation MLCPHSQSAQNMVTQIIGALRHKTAAASFIFLFRAKTTSAQYVASRHRDPTFEKLMDNYKNLLKVVSIQDLILSSTSTPPSVSLDFLRRLSQTLHLNRGPAAFLRKYPHIFRIFNHPTKLQPFCTLTPAAFNLVRLESDSIKKSMPLAVTRLVKLLSMSLTKRLPLRAIFKVWRELGLPDDFEDSIISMNPDLFSLQDGNEMNTHVLMLNPHKVHDECLVPAIENWRLVECCKEDCRLDRTELKHSFNHGFPPGMRLKKDFKAKIKEWQRLPYIGPYEEMGVKEMQKKVTISRRMKMEKRAVGIVHEFLSLTLEKMVEVEKISHFRKWFGIDLNMRDLFLDHPGIFYLSTKGIRHTVFLREAYERGCLIEPNPVYDIRRKLLYLVARGRRGWNEDDHESNSVEFGEGAGVEEMNNDSR comes from the coding sequence ATGCTTTGTCCCCACTCCCAGTCGGCCCAAAACATGGTCACTCAAATCATCGGAGCGCTCCGCCACAAAACCGCCGCCGCCAGTTTCATCTTCCTCTTCCGCGCCAAAACCACCTCAGCGCAGTATGTAGCCTCGAGGCACCGAGACCCCACCTTCGAGAAGCTCATGGACAATTACAAGAATCTACTCAAAGTAGTGTCCATACAAGACCTCATTCTCTCCTCAACCTCTACCCCGCCCTCCGTCTCCCTTGACTTCCTCCGCCGTCTGTCCCAAACCCTCCATCTCAATCGCGGCCCTGCAGCTTTCCTCCGAAAATATCCCCACATCTTCCGCATTTTCAACCACCCCACAAAGCTCCAACCTTTCTGCACTCTCACGCCTGCTGCGTTTAACCTCGTGCGTCTAGAATCCGATTCCATTAAGAAATCAATGCCGCTTGCTGTCACCCGGTTGGTGAAGCTTCTATCCATGTCATTGACCAAAAGGCTGCCGCTTCGAGCCATTTTTAAGGTCTGGAGAGAACTGGGTCTCCCCGATGACTTTGAGGACTCCATCATTTCGATGAATCCTGACCTTTTTTCGCTTCAAGATGGTAATGAGATGAACACCCATGTCTTGATGCTTAATCCACATAAGGTGCATGATGAATGTCTAGTTCCTGCTATTGAGAACTGGAGGCTTGTGGAGTGCTGTAAAGAGGACTGTCGTCTGGATAGGACTGAGTTGAAGCACAGTTTCAATCATGGATTTCCGCCCGGGATGCGATTGAAGAAGGATTTTAAGGCTAAAATTAAGGAATGGCAGAGGTTGCCTTATATCGGTCCTTATGAGGAAATGGGGGTCAAAGAAATGCAGAAGAAGGTAACTATTAGTAGGAGGATGAAAATGGAAAAGAGGGCTGTGGGAATTGTGCATGAATTCTTGAGCTTGACTTTGGAGAAGATGGTGGAAGTGGAGAAGATCAGCCATTTTAGGAAGTGGTTTGGaattgatttgaatatgagggaTTTGTTCCTTGACCATCCCGGGATTTTCTATCTGTCGACCAAAGGTATAAGGCATACAGTGTTCTTGAGGGAGGCGTATGAGAGGGGATGCTTGATCGAGCCAAACCCTGTCTATGATATTCGAAGGAAACTTCTCTATCTTGTTGCTCGTGGGCGTCGTGGATGGAATGAAGACGATCACGAGTCAAACAGTGTGGAGTTTGGAGAAGGGGCTGGGGTGGAAGAAATGAACAATGATTCACGGTGA